A stretch of DNA from Methanomassiliicoccales archaeon:
AGATATTCACCTGCACTTCTCTTTTTCAATGAGTAATATGTGGCTATTCCTGCTATGGTGAAAAGTAATTGCATAAACCAGGGCGCAAGACTCAAGATGAATGTATTGGCAATAACAGAATTCGCAGCATGGAAATAATAGGATCCAATATTGCTGTAGATGAGTAAAACATGATATGGGAACAGCAACAAAATTATAAGCCAGCGCAGATTATCAAGATAATATTTCCTCATTTATAATGTGCCCCATGTGACTAAATCAAACCATTTCTGTTCATAATCAGGATAAGTGATGAAA
This window harbors:
- a CDS encoding acyltransferase family protein — its product is MRKYYLDNLRWLIILLLFPYHVLLIYSNIGSYYFHAANSVIANTFILSLAPWFMQLLFTIAGIATYYSLKKRSAGEYL